A window from Gemmatimonadaceae bacterium encodes these proteins:
- the ctaD gene encoding cytochrome c oxidase subunit I has product MSALGNSTIDGGALAPEAVAQNAGALERTWSTKPGVWAWVCTVDHKVIGRRYVITAFAMFLAGGIEAALMRAQLARPENGFLGADRYNQIFTTHGTTMMFLFAVPMMTAMGLYFVPLMIGARSVAFPRLNAFGYWTYLVGIGLLYVALLTNHAPDTGWFAYVPLSETLYAPGHRVDVWAQLVTFTEIAALCAAVNIIVTVFKMRAPGMSVNRIPLFVWAQLVVAFMIVFAMPAVAAGSTLMLAADRAIHMQWFIPARGGDVLLWQHIFWFFGHPEVYIIFLPALGMVTPIVETFCRRPVVGYGAIVMANIATAFFAFGLWVHHMFATPLPELGDSLFTAASLVIAIPSAVQIFCWIATMWTGRPRLTVPMLFVLGFLFTFINGGITGVMLASVPFDRQAHDTFFVVAHLHYVLLGGGVMPLFAGLYFWFPKFTGRLLRNGLGKWHFWLFLIGVNVTFFPMHILGLDGMPRRIYTYLASTGWGPLNLLSSLGAATIAISVIIFLVNVVLSWRGGAVAGPNPWGASGLEWATASPPPPYNFAYPLIVSSAHPLWDAHAALPVATGLRTDRREVLTTTTFDARPDARHSSPRESIWPFYLALCMGVVFIGSIFRPYWVLIGTALSLAGLFGWGWQSTRPIERERIALPNGALVERT; this is encoded by the coding sequence GTGAGCGCGTTAGGCAACAGCACCATCGACGGCGGCGCGCTCGCCCCCGAAGCCGTGGCGCAGAATGCCGGCGCCCTCGAACGCACGTGGTCCACGAAGCCCGGCGTCTGGGCCTGGGTGTGCACCGTCGATCACAAGGTCATTGGACGCCGGTACGTGATCACGGCGTTCGCCATGTTCCTCGCCGGCGGCATCGAAGCGGCGCTGATGCGCGCGCAACTGGCGCGGCCGGAGAACGGATTTCTCGGAGCGGATCGATACAACCAGATTTTCACGACCCACGGCACGACGATGATGTTCCTGTTCGCGGTCCCGATGATGACCGCGATGGGTTTGTACTTCGTTCCGCTGATGATCGGAGCCCGAAGCGTCGCCTTCCCGCGGCTCAACGCGTTCGGATACTGGACGTATCTGGTCGGCATCGGATTGTTGTACGTGGCGCTGCTCACGAATCACGCGCCGGACACCGGATGGTTCGCGTACGTGCCGCTCTCGGAAACGCTCTACGCCCCGGGACATCGGGTGGACGTGTGGGCGCAGCTCGTCACGTTCACCGAGATCGCGGCGCTCTGCGCGGCGGTCAACATCATCGTCACGGTGTTCAAGATGCGAGCGCCGGGGATGTCGGTGAACCGTATTCCGCTGTTCGTGTGGGCACAGCTCGTGGTCGCGTTCATGATCGTATTCGCGATGCCCGCGGTGGCGGCAGGCAGCACGCTCATGCTCGCGGCTGACCGCGCGATTCACATGCAGTGGTTCATCCCGGCGCGTGGCGGCGATGTGCTGCTCTGGCAGCACATCTTCTGGTTCTTCGGACATCCCGAGGTCTACATCATTTTTCTGCCGGCGTTAGGCATGGTGACGCCGATCGTCGAGACGTTCTGCCGCCGTCCGGTCGTCGGCTACGGCGCGATCGTCATGGCAAACATCGCGACGGCGTTCTTCGCCTTCGGCCTCTGGGTCCACCACATGTTCGCGACGCCGCTGCCGGAGCTCGGCGACAGCCTGTTCACGGCCGCCAGCCTCGTCATCGCCATCCCGAGCGCCGTGCAGATTTTCTGCTGGATCGCCACGATGTGGACGGGCCGCCCGCGCCTGACGGTGCCGATGCTGTTCGTGCTCGGTTTCCTGTTCACGTTCATCAACGGTGGCATCACCGGTGTCATGCTCGCGTCCGTGCCGTTCGACCGCCAGGCGCACGATACGTTCTTCGTCGTCGCACACCTGCACTACGTGCTGTTGGGCGGCGGCGTGATGCCGCTCTTCGCCGGCCTCTACTTCTGGTTTCCGAAGTTCACCGGCCGCCTGCTGCGCAATGGGTTAGGCAAGTGGCATTTCTGGCTGTTCCTCATCGGCGTCAACGTCACCTTCTTCCCGATGCACATCCTCGGCCTCGACGGCATGCCGCGGCGCATCTACACCTACCTCGCCTCGACCGGCTGGGGGCCGCTCAATCTGCTCTCGTCGCTCGGGGCAGCGACGATCGCCATCAGCGTCATCATTTTCCTGGTCAACGTCGTTCTCAGTTGGCGAGGCGGCGCCGTTGCCGGCCCGAATCCATGGGGCGCGAGCGGCCTCGAGTGGGCCACCGCATCGCCGCCGCCGCCGTACAACTTCGCGTATCCGCTCATCGTCTCCAGCGCGCACCCGCTGTGGGACGCGCACGCTGCGCTGCCGGTCGCAACCGGCCTTCGCACCGATCGCCGCGAGGTGTTGACGACGACGACGTTCGATGCCCGCCCGGACGCGCGCCACAGCTCGCCTCGCGAATCGATCTGGCCGTTCTATCTCGCGCTGTGCATGGGCGTCGTGTTCATCGGATCGATCTTCCGCCCGTACTGGGTGCTCATCGGCACCGCCCTCTCGCTCGCCGGCCTCTTCGGGTGGGGCTGGCAGAGCACGCGGCCGATCGAACGCGAGCGGATCGCGTTGCCTAACGGCGCCCTCGTGGAGCGCACATGA
- a CDS encoding cytochrome c oxidase assembly protein codes for MRHLMSGRRMPPHDAVLRRRRTLVAGCAVALAAVIGPADRIADRLFVAHMIQHELLIAVAAPLVAFGRPLITLLRAVPPARRAAASLGRWRPAAALARLCRRQSLMCLVHGAAIWLWHIPALFDAALAHPAIHVVQHLSFFGTGVLFWSAVAYPRRSSDLGRSIIYLFVTAVHTAVLGALLVVAPSPWYAAYASHAAASGLTPLQDQQLAGLVMWVPASVLYLAAALHTARRWLGAAGFVSGNPVRR; via the coding sequence GTGCGCCATCTGATGTCCGGCCGCCGGATGCCGCCGCACGACGCGGTGCTGCGGCGGCGGCGCACGCTCGTTGCGGGATGCGCAGTGGCGCTCGCCGCGGTGATCGGGCCCGCCGACCGCATCGCCGACCGGCTGTTCGTGGCCCACATGATCCAGCACGAGCTGCTCATCGCCGTCGCGGCGCCGCTGGTCGCATTTGGGCGGCCGCTGATCACGCTGCTGCGCGCGGTCCCGCCGGCGCGGCGCGCCGCGGCGTCGTTAGGCAGATGGCGGCCGGCGGCGGCGCTCGCGCGCCTCTGCCGGCGCCAGTCGCTCATGTGCCTCGTGCATGGCGCCGCCATCTGGCTCTGGCACATACCGGCTCTCTTCGACGCTGCCCTCGCGCATCCGGCCATCCATGTGGTGCAACACCTATCCTTCTTCGGCACCGGTGTGCTCTTCTGGTCCGCGGTCGCGTACCCGCGACGCTCGAGCGACCTCGGCCGCTCGATCATCTATCTCTTCGTCACCGCCGTTCACACGGCGGTGCTCGGTGCACTGCTCGTCGTCGCGCCATCACCGTGGTACGCGGCGTATGCATCGCACGCAGCCGCCTCGGGACTCACGCCGCTCCAGGACCAGCAGCTCGCCGGGCTGGTCATGTGGGTGCCGGCGAGTGTGCTCTACCTCGCGGCCGCGCTGCACACGGCCCGCCGCTGGTTAGGCGCCGCTGGATTCGTCTCAGGGAACCCGGTGCGCCGATGA
- a CDS encoding Nramp family divalent metal transporter, giving the protein MKRVLQIALGIVTSVGGFLEIGSIATAAQAGAAFGYRLAWSIVAGTVCIAFLLEMSGRFAACSGRTIPDALRERFGGPVYLTIVAVMCCVSILVLGAEIGGTAVALQLGTGIALRWWVAPMAVLAWFIVWRGTFGFIENGVSLLGLVTIVFVVAAVSGGPDYGALARGLVPRLPDHRPVHYWYVAVSVLGASISPYLYYFYSSGAIEDKWNVGYLGINRWVAGIGMGFGGFLSVAVMVLAAIVLAPAGREVQHYRDLSDLTTTVLGTPGFWLFVAALGIACLGATLEIALSLAYLLAQGLGWEWGEDMDPRRSARFSLTYTVIIAVAAVIVLAGADPLELTNISMALTAASLPVGVLPFLVLMNDSDYLGDHTNGPLGNAVVLVISVLTMVLGVISIPLQLAGS; this is encoded by the coding sequence ATGAAGCGGGTTCTGCAAATCGCGCTCGGCATCGTGACCAGCGTCGGCGGGTTCCTCGAGATCGGATCGATTGCGACCGCCGCGCAGGCCGGCGCCGCATTCGGCTACCGCCTCGCCTGGTCGATCGTGGCCGGTACGGTGTGCATCGCGTTTCTGCTGGAAATGTCGGGCCGGTTCGCCGCATGCAGCGGGCGGACGATCCCCGATGCATTGCGCGAGCGTTTCGGCGGCCCCGTCTACCTCACGATCGTCGCCGTGATGTGCTGCGTGTCGATCCTTGTGTTAGGCGCAGAAATCGGCGGCACGGCGGTCGCGTTGCAGTTGGGCACCGGCATCGCCCTGCGCTGGTGGGTGGCGCCGATGGCCGTTCTGGCCTGGTTCATTGTCTGGCGCGGCACCTTCGGCTTCATCGAAAACGGGGTGTCGCTGCTCGGCCTCGTCACCATCGTGTTCGTCGTGGCCGCGGTGTCCGGAGGTCCCGACTACGGCGCCCTGGCCCGCGGCCTCGTGCCTCGACTGCCCGACCATCGGCCTGTTCACTATTGGTACGTCGCCGTGAGCGTACTGGGCGCGTCCATTTCTCCGTACCTCTACTATTTCTATTCGTCCGGCGCGATCGAAGACAAATGGAATGTGGGGTACCTCGGCATCAATCGCTGGGTCGCAGGTATCGGCATGGGGTTCGGCGGGTTTCTGTCCGTCGCCGTAATGGTGCTGGCCGCGATCGTGCTCGCGCCGGCGGGACGCGAGGTCCAACACTATCGTGATCTCTCGGATCTGACGACCACCGTCCTCGGCACACCGGGCTTCTGGCTGTTCGTCGCTGCGTTAGGCATTGCGTGCCTCGGCGCAACCCTCGAGATCGCGCTGTCCCTGGCCTACCTCCTCGCTCAAGGCCTTGGATGGGAGTGGGGAGAGGACATGGATCCGCGCAGGAGCGCCCGCTTCAGCCTCACCTACACGGTCATTATCGCCGTCGCCGCCGTGATCGTTCTTGCCGGCGCGGATCCGCTCGAACTCACGAACATCTCGATGGCCCTCACGGCGGCATCACTGCCGGTCGGCGTTCTGCCGTTTCTCGTTCTGATGAACGACAGCGACTACCTGGGCGACCACACGAACGGACCGTTGGGCAATGCCGTCGTGCTCGTCATCAGCGTGCTGACCATGGTGCTCGGCGTCATTTCCATCCCGTTGCAGTTGGCGGGCTCGTGA
- a CDS encoding YetF domain-containing protein: protein MFFHSWAAVGRAAVTAAILFVFVVAVLRLVGQQALARMSGYDVVVTVTFGAILSAVAVTPGVTLSEAAAALIVLVILQEATRWLQARWLLFHHAVREAPRVVLWDGKLLDERLGQSSVSADEVRAAVRRKGLRSLSEVRIVVPENDGEWSVVPKQAKPSDESAFYGLKIPGYEWPEPARRREGENGESSTSSAHRVP, encoded by the coding sequence ATGTTCTTCCATTCGTGGGCGGCCGTCGGTCGCGCCGCCGTCACAGCTGCGATTCTTTTCGTGTTCGTCGTCGCCGTGCTGCGGCTCGTCGGGCAGCAAGCGTTGGCGCGCATGTCCGGATACGACGTCGTGGTCACCGTCACGTTCGGAGCCATCCTCTCGGCGGTTGCGGTCACGCCGGGCGTCACGCTGAGCGAGGCCGCGGCCGCGCTCATCGTGCTCGTCATCCTGCAGGAGGCGACGCGCTGGCTGCAGGCGCGTTGGCTGCTGTTTCATCACGCCGTGCGCGAGGCGCCACGCGTGGTGCTGTGGGATGGCAAGCTGTTAGACGAGCGGTTGGGGCAGAGCAGCGTGAGCGCCGACGAAGTGCGAGCAGCCGTGCGGCGCAAGGGACTGCGCTCCTTGAGCGAGGTGCGCATCGTGGTTCCCGAGAACGATGGCGAGTGGTCGGTGGTGCCCAAGCAGGCCAAGCCGAGCGACGAATCCGCATTTTACGGCCTCAAGATTCCTGGATACGAGTGGCCCGAGCCCGCACGCCGCCGCGAAGGCGAGAACGGTGAGTCCAGCACCTCATCGGCGCACCGGGTTCCCTGA